The following coding sequences are from one Ctenopharyngodon idella isolate HZGC_01 chromosome 17, HZGC01, whole genome shotgun sequence window:
- the rp1l1a gene encoding retinitis pigmentosa 1-like 1 protein isoform X1, with product MPRAAPGSFDADTHFQNEQFPHPPTSSFGSSVKAASSAKRITFYKSGDAQFKGVKMAIHKRSFKCFDALLDDLSQKVPLPFGVRTITTPRGTHSIKHLEQLEDGGCYLCSDRRYVKPINIEAAGKRLAVWHHHNHPHNPRRKPSRPEESPSGHQHHYRHPKRIVLVKNNDPAVRRSIILSRRTARSLRVFMDEISELMQCHVKKLYTLEGRKIDNIQSLMQCPSVLVCVGREPFRPLLMESLKKLSDEKLPGMGTRSHSSICSESHESKKNVNFGLETKKSIIHPRSDSSNRSTRFSLSSEKSYQNGLCMTPGQSGCVSSCPYIKEVVVNDDIEKRVLVNKDGSLSVEMKVRFRLFNDETLQWSTEIKKSATKVNDSGSIKDSDYLQAKAEYSDPDSISASEETDEAFASKLHQKHLEETLCQNCCNHCQEYDIWKNPMHKDPGACKSPSSSGSSHRVVRKKSSVDSTHTISRSSGEYTEHVVEKASCFQQTMEEADTRVEYCAVSRCCNRSEVSSAGIMSKSKRSCEDGCESHIKSRCSHTEPEISPMPHCEVFNVMEERPISAVSNSSNVLESLKEDQDDDYDDLPPSISRATDWSQSESDDQPKCAHCCGHQTSPRSYLSPRPPSKESSSVVHSLKLKKYKTTFAAPVEPDGMSTTSPVSKVSSRSHPCHCGAITPSSAASCQQHRPEGRACSTISRHSQASCKSRGQASNHGISASNALDICDGNAENRSLSPTSGVSRRSGKSSVCSCNPEGNDPVKDDSTLLKSNKSAASTSNAHENCEAVNNTLEVEATREHSESAQSKNSNASSTSKISKRSNCSAHEMCSIGKSLKYEHNEAERAEERTKSATSAMSAVSDFIISEREPTPALVLTETDEAEEKSQERAVSPMSTHSNLSAVSRTSYKSKSAHSEKAKMPRSCSPNDFKEVPSKLLNPQGDKSASAAAQNHTTSDNHCGQDTEFLQEVRSTSAMSNKSNQSSEHPSHASEQTTRSVKSCCDLQDKATPKSSLFDIQCELETEVTTGERLCSSLSNCSKTSVKSNVSSKHSLTESKSTERVHSAMSVKTNASKRSCKSCKSNHNFSENTVTSVPNDVTPEECASPKIESKRATSTMSQTSEKSNACSERSVKSSAKSPAFQEMDNGKDMTQNALTVTSLLSRTKRSPSPRSNDDTKIKKTNSRATSGMSVSSNVSLQSQRSSKCNCHSSSSCNLRETNPEKLKEDAKDESEESLSGKSKLSDKSLINNIKSSGNQFDEPLSPTSTASVSLGLGEEHKGEDFDERSISGMSATTEDGGHKIENVNGVDAERPMTEMSVNSATSDRPKKSHHKNCKTPVQALSPVSAESIMSAEPKNRKSGSQLNENNIRVPSTLSLSSSRSKSPSRVSQRSAKNTVMKERDCEAVNNTNHAEMTETSSKHDQRETASGKATPASDCLHSSRALQMSKNSQTTRESDKISKCSSQCLEMNGLNIKYNRDNAGGMVKSLKTSTSDRTSVKNYASRPNSAVMSDISQKCRSLPQQMPNKKKASDNHPDSSSDSVLSQALSAADLLRDIIDNARPVSRGSKSVTSSKNVDKVENKSQKSSRSKHEDVNNSSDCNKKELVPSCLPNTSPIEVVNDWLRNIPIEGHVYEMDVELTEYMTLAQGVEETSERDKGEAPESIIEVEEPCEDQAGENHIQQETNDSCGEKAQLETQEIDPNPEALTKQDSLQKQCHSSVQVMKVLLGPKLDRSTSLPEVSPVYGRKLSQSAQGLLDCLANLRLIDSDSKNEKHRKYNEIMMILQSLWLQKPSEDEHKKQNTKEHQSEDEFNPRSSSGVDVSGGSTGSVKGSVNGIVEKIETAQSTIPPIAKREASVQDKHEEENEEKSTAPACECLDPSKVLSDPVTPDIAEQVLGSPVNTQLDEDQENGILHKEDVESSENKNDSDQTPQTTSYKSSGNESYTMKSQENTSSGSPPSVQRAPLTKRVSQDPDPIWVLSLLKKLEKQFMLHYADAMAEFKVRWDLDDNEMLDTMISELKEEVHKRIQLSINRELQKIQSRAGRGPRPPGNTLSRESTAQTEQRRKRLRVMRNKSISMSRSDENYTASGTENSDQRSDDEYCPCDACMKKKMASRAVQQAQALSLAPVMMEFDLRKILQMKKDPAKPLESKPEEQRTTNLTCGVDKEEKNLEVVHEEVEDTNNGTRGHNVGTANQEEPDGALNAVDQGKNANNIKDVSLDSEKRDPNEEETNDKRESGDVEGGEDEEKEGEHVKEVVNGKTDTGGKEEVEFVEEETEKGDTEEDGEEKVSLKGDAANAENSDMSAKAEKENEMTETGDETESGDNGAETETGEESTQDKSAEDGSESKSNKDYTPETTEGEKSDETPNEESASDKNADGNQDVSAEDDGTSDTGHNEDRPEGKANVPKVKIEVEVRGDTENETDKCSSVEEDFENDKSDETVDDGCESTLPKQVTRTSMESQPGSVENCTNQTAQAKLKDLQSFMESVESQGDNMVVITKQPPYKEPHGPRNQKDMCNGLTEWQVSPKISNRASKQKNTKDGQ from the exons ATGCCGAGGGCAGCCCCAGGCTCCTTTGACGCCGATACCCATTTTCAAAATGAACAGTTTCCTCATCCTCCAACATCGTCTTTTGGCTCCAGCGTGAAAGCGGCCAGCTCAGCCAAAAGAATTACCTTCTACAAGAGTGGCGACGCTCAGTTCAAAGGGGTCAAGATGGCCATCCATAAACGCAGCTTCAAATGCTTTGATGCCTTATTGGATGACCTTTCCCAAAAGGTTCCTCTACCTTTTGGTGTGCGTACTATCACGACCCCCAGGGGCACCCACAGCATTAAACATTTAGAGCAGTTAGAGGACGGAGGCTGTTACTTGTGCTCTGATCGCCGCTACGTCAAGCCAATCAACATAGAAGCTGCAGGGAAGAGGCTGGCAGTCTGGCACCACCACAACCACCCACATAATCCTCGCCGGAAGCCCTCCCGACCTGAGGAATCCCCCTCGGGACATCAGCACCACTATCGGCACCCCAAAAGAATTGTTCTAGTGAAAAACAATGACCCTGCTGTTAGGCGATCCATCATTCTGAGCAGACGAACTGCTCGAAGTCTTCGCGTCTTCATGGACGAGATTTCAGAACTCATGCAGTGTCATGTCAAGAAACTCTACACTCTGGAGGGACGCAAG ATTGACAACATTCAGAGTCTGATGCAGTGTCCTAGTGTGCTGGTCTGTGTGGGTCGAGAACCCTTCAGACCGCTGCTCATGGAAAGCTTAAAGAAGCTCTCAGATGAAAAGCTTCCAGGAATGGGCACAAGGTCTCACTCTAGTATCTGCAGTGAAAGTCATGAAAGCAAAAAGAATG TTAACTTTGGCCTGGAGACAAAGAAAAGCATTATCCATCCAAGATCTGACTCCAGTAATAGATCTACAAGATTCTCTCTTTCTTCAGAAAAGTCCTATCAGAATGGATTATGCATGACACCAGGACAGTCCGGTTGCGTCAGCTCCTGTCCTTACATTAAAGAAGTTGTAGTGAATGATGACATTGAGAAGAGAGTGCTTGTTAACAAAGACGGCAGCCTTTCTGTGGAGATGAAGGTTCGCTTTCGGCTCTTCAACGATGAGACTCTCCAGTGGTCCACCGAGATCAAAAAGTCAGCCACAAAAGTGAATGACTCTGGCTCCATAAAAGACAGTGATTATCTTCAAGCTAAAGCTGAGTATTCAGACCCAGACTCCATCTCTGCATCTGAAGAGACTGATGAAGCCTTTGCATCAAAGTTGCATCAGAAGCATCTTGAGGAGACACTTTGTCAGAACTGTTGCAACCACTGCCAAGAGTATGACATCTGGAAAAACCCCATGCACAAAGACCCGGGGGCCTGCAAATCACCCAGTTCCAGTGGATCATCTCACAGAGTTGTACGCAAAAAGTCATCAGTGGATAGTACACACACAATTTCTCGCTCCAGTGGGGAGTACACTGAGCATGTGGTGGAAAAGGCCTCATGCTTTCAGCAGACAATGGAGGAAGCGGACACCAGAGTAGAATACTGTGCAGTAAGTCGTTGCTGCAATCGAAGTGAAGTATCATCTGCTGGAATCATGTCAAAAAGCAAGAGATCTTGTGAAGACGGCTGTGAGAGTCACATTAAAAGTAGATGTTCTCATACGGAACCTGAAATCTCTCCTATGCCACATTGTGAGGTCTTTAATGTCATGGAAGAGCGTCCGATTTCTGCAGTCAGCAACTCATCCAATGTGCTTGAGTCTTTGAAGGAAGATCAGGATGATGATTATGATGACCTGCCTCCAAGCATCTCAAGAGCAACAGACTGGTCTCAAAGTGAGAGCGATGATCAACCCAAATGTGCTCATTGTTGTGGCCACCAGACTTCACCAAGATCTTATTTGTCCCCTAGACCTCCAAGTAAAGAATCAAGCAGTGTTGTTCACTCACTGAAGCTGAAAAAGTATAAAACCACTTTTGCAGCACCAGTAGAGCCAGACGGGATGAGTACAACATCTCCAGTTTCAAAAGTGTCCTCCAGGTCCCATCCATGTCACTGTGGAGCCATAACCCCAAGTTCAGCTGCATCTTGTCAGCAGCACAGGCCTGAGGGGAGGGCTTGTAGTACAATTTCTAGACATAGCCAAGCATCTTGTAAATCTAGAGGCCAAGCAAGCAACCATGGAATCAGTGCATCAAATGCTCTGGACATATGTGACGGTAATGCTGAAAACAGATCTTTAAGTCCCACGTCAGGTGTGTCGAGAAGATCTGGCAAGTCTTCTGTATGTTCATGCAATCCAGAGGGCAATGATCCAGTGAAAGATGATTCCACATTGTTGAAGTCAAACAAATCTGCTGCATCCACTTCAAATGCTCATGAAAACTGTGAAGCTGTTAATAATACATTGGAAGTGGAAGCTACACGGGAACACTCTGAGTCTGCACAGTCTAAAAATTCAAATGCCTCTTCTACTTCAAAAATCTCCAAAAGGTCCAACTGCTCTGCTCATGAAATGTGTTCTATTGGGAAATCATTGAAATATGAACATAATGAAGCAGAAAGAGCTGAAGAAAGAACCAAAAGTGCCACATCAGCAATGTCAGCTGTGTCAGACTTTATTATTTCAGAGAGAGAGCCCACACCAGCCTTGGTCCTGACAGAAACAGatgaagctgaagaaaaaaGCCAAGAAAGAGCTGTCAGCCCAATGTCTACGCATTCAAATTTATCAGCTGTATCGAGGACATCCTACAAATCAAAATCTGCACATTCAGAGAAAGCTAAAATGCCTAGATCTTGTAGTCCAAATGATTTCAAAGAGGTGCCATCAAAGTTACTTAATCCTCAGGGTGATAAATCAGCAAGTGCTGCTGCTCAAAATCATACCACGTCAGATAATCATTGTGGACAAGACACAGAGTTTCTTCAAGAAGTGAGATCAACTAGTGCCATGTCTAATAAATCAAACCAATCTTCTGAACATCCATCACATGCATCAGAGCAAACAACTAGGTCTGTCAAATCTTGTTGCGACTTACAAGACAAAGCCACTCCAAAGTCCAGCCTTTTTGATATTCAGTGTGAGCTGGAAACTGAAGTAACCACAGGGGAAAGACTATGCAGTTCACTGTCCAACTGCTCAAAAACTTCTGTAAAGTCAAATGTATCCTCAAAGCATTCACTCACAGAGTCTAAATCTACGGAAAGAGTTCACAGTGCAATGTCTGTTAAAACAAATGCATCTAAACGGTCTTGTAAGTCCTGCAAATCAAACCACAActtttcagaaaacacagtTACCTCAGTACCAAATGATGTAACACCTGAAGAATGTGCAAGTCCAAAAATCGAGTCAAAGAGAGCTACCAGCACAATGTCTCAGACCTCAGAAAAGTCTAATGCCTGCTCTGAAAGATCTGTTAAATCCAGTGCAAAGAGCCCTGCATTCCAGGAAATGGACAATGGCAAAGACATGACACAGAATGCCTTAACTGTGACCTCTCTATTGTCTAGGACAAAGAGGTCTCCATCTCCTAGATCAAACGATGACACTAAAATTAAGAAGACTAATAGCAGAGCAACAAGTGGGATGTCAGTAAGTTCTAATGTATCATTGCAATCCCAAAGATCCAGTAAATGTAATTGTCACAGCTCCTCAAGTTGTAATTTGAGAGAGACGAATCCTGAGAAGCTAAAAGAGGATGCCAAAGATGAATCTGAGGAGAGCTTGTCAGGAAAATCAAAACTGTCAGATAAATCTCTTATCAATAACATTAAGTCTTCAGGCAACCAGTTTGATGAGCCTCTAAGCCCAACATCAACAGCATCTGTTTCTCTTGGACTAGGAGAAGAGCACAAGGGTGAAGACTTTGATGAACGATCAATCAGTGGCATGTCTGCCACCACAGAGGATGGTGGACATAAGATAGAGAATGTAAATGGAGTGGATGCTGAAAGGccaatgacagaaatgtctgtGAACTCTGCAACTTCAGACAGACCCAAAAAGTCTCATCACAAGAACTGCAAGACTCCTGTTCAAGCCCTCTCGCCTGTCTCAGCTGAAAGCATCATGTCAGCAGAACCGAAGAACAGAAAGTCAGGAAGCCAGTTAAATGAAAACAACATCAGAGTGCCCTCCACTCTGTCACTGTCATCTTCACGAAGTAAGTCACCCTCCAGAGTTTCACAGAGAAGTGCTAAAAATACAGTTATGAAAGAGAGAGATTGTGAAGCTGTCAACAACACCAACCATGCAGAAATGACTGAAACATCCTCAAAACATGACCAAAGAGAAACAGCTTCTGGAAAAGCTACACCAGCAAGTGACTGTTTACACTCTTCAAGAGCTCTTCAAATGTCTAAAAATAGCCAAACTACTAGAGAGAGTgataaaatatctaaatgttCTTCCCAATGTTTGGAAATGAATGgactgaatataaaatataacagaGACAATGCTGGGGGGATGGTTAAGTCTCTTAAAACATCCACATCAGACAGAACATCTGTGAAAAATTATGCATCCAGGCCAAATTCAGCGGTAATGTCTGATATTTCCCAAAAATGTAGAAGTCTACCACAACAGATGCCAAACAAGAAAAAAGCATCAGACAATCATCCTGATTCTTCAAGTGACAGTGTTTTATCTCAGGCACTTTCAGCAGCAGATTTGTTGAGAGATATTATTGATAATGCTAGACCAGTGAGTAGAGGATCAAAGTCAGTTACCTCCagcaaaaatgttgacaaggtagaaaataaaagccaaaaaagcAGCAGGAGCAAACATGAGGATGTCAACAACTCATCAGATTGCAACAAAAAGGAACTGGTGCCGTCATGCTTACCGAACACTTCCCCTATAGAAGTTGTGAATGACTGGCTTAGGAACATTCCCATTGAAGGCCATGTTTATGAAATGGATGTGGAACTCACTGAATATATGACCCTGGCTCAAGGTGTTGAGGAAACTTCTGAAAGGGACAAAGGTGAGGCACCAGAAAGTATAATTGAGGTAGAGGAACCTTGTGAGGATCAAGCAGGTGAGAATCATATTCAGCAGGAGACCAATGACAGTTGCGGTGAAAAAGCACAATTGGAAACTCAAGAAATAGATCCCAACCCTGAAGCATTAACCAAACAAGACAGTTTACAAAAGCAGTGCCATTCTTCGGTTCAGGTCATGAAGGTTTTACTGGGTCCAAAACTAGACAGATCCACTAGTTTACCTGAAGTCTCCCCTGTTTATGGCAGAAAATTAAGTCAGTCTGCTCAAGGGCTGTTGGACTGCCTTGCAAATTTACGATTGATTGACTCAGactctaaaaatgaaaaacatcgtaaatataatgaaatcaTGATGATTCTACAGTCCCTCTGGCTCCAAAAGCCCTCTGAGGATGAACATAAGAAGCAGAACACAAAGGAACATCAGTCCGAGGATGAATTTAACCCACGGTCTTCATCTGGGGTTGATGTAAGCGGCGGCTCCACTGGCTCTGTTAAAGGTAGCGTGAATGGCATAGTAGAAAAAATAGAGACAGCTCAAAGCACAATACCACCAATTGCCAAACGAGAAGCCTCAGTCCAAGATAAACATGAAGAAGAAAATGAGGAAAAATCTACAGCTCCTGCATGTGAATGTTTAGATCCATCCAAAGTTCTCTCAGATCCAGTTACTCCAGACATTGCAGAGCAAGTACTGGGGAGTCCAGTAAATACACAACTGGATGAAGACCAAGAAAATGGCATATTACACAAAGAAGATGTTGAAAGTAGTGAGAATAAGAATGATTCAGATCAAACACCACAAACAACCTCTTATAAGAGCTCTGGGAATGAGAGTTATACAATGAAATCTCAAGAAAATACAAGCTCAGGATCTCCACCGTCTGTTCAGAGAGCTCCGCTTACTAAAAGAGTTTCACAAGACCCAGATCCCATTTGGGTACTGAGCTTATTAAAAAAGTTAGAAAAGCAGTTCATGTTGCATTATGCAGATGCCATGGCAGAATTCAAAGTGAGGTGGGATTTGGATGACAACGAGATGCTCGATACAATGATCAGCGAACTGAAAGAGGAAGTACACAAACGGATTCAGTTAAGTATTAATCGAGAACTGCAAAAAATCCAAAGTCGGGCTGGTAGGGGTCCAAGACCTCCGGGAAATACTCTATCCAGAGAGTCTACGGCCCAGACTGAGCAGCGACGCAAACGTCTTCGGGTCATGCGCAATAAGTCCATCTCCATGTCAAGGAGTGATGAAAATTACACTGCGTCAGGTACGGAAAACAGTGATCAACGCAGTGATGATGAATACTGCCCATGCGATGCAtgcatgaaaaagaaaatggcgTCCAGAGCAGTCCAGCAAGCTCAGGCTTTGAGTTTGGCTCCAGTTATGATGGAATTTGATCTGCGGAAAATTTTACAAATGAAAAAGGATCCAGCCAAACCTCTAGAATCAAAGCCAGAAGAACAACGTACAACCAACTTGACTTGTGGAGTtgataaagaagaaaaaaacttagAAGTAGTTCATGAAGAGGTAGAAGATACGAATAATGGTACTAGAGGCCATAATGTTGGGACGGCAAATCAAGAAGAGCCAGATGGTGCTCTCAATGCAGTAGACCAAGgcaaaaatgcaaacaacatcAAAGATGTATCTTTAGACTCTGAGAAAAGAGATCCAAATGAAGAGGAAACAAATGACAAAAGAGAGTCTGGTGATGTGGAAGGTGGTGAAGATGAGGAGAAAGAAGGTGAGCATGTGAAAGAAGTTGTAAATGGTAAGACAGACACTGGGGGGAAAGAGGAAGTAGAGTTTGTTGAGGAAGAAACTGAAAAAGGAGATACAGAAGAGGATGGTGAGGAGAAAGTCAGTCTTAAGGGAGATGCAGCaaatgcagaaaacagtgatatGTCTGCAAAGGCAGAAAAAGAGAATGAGATGACAGAAACTGGTGACGAAACCGAATCAGGTGACAACGGAGCAGAAACTGAGACTGGGGAAGAGAGTACACAAGACAAGTCTGCAGAAGATGGTAGTGAATCTAAATCAAATAAAGACTATACACCTGAAACTACTGAAGGTGAAAAGTCAGATGAGACACCAAATGAAGAGTCTGCCAGTGACAAGAATGCTGATGGAAACCAAGATGTATCTGCAGAGGACGATGGGACATCAGACACAGGACATAACGAGGACCGGCCTGAGGGAAAAGCCAATGTGCCAAAGGTAAAGATCGAGGTTGAGGTCAGAGGAGACACAGAAAATGAAACGGACAAATGTAGCTCTGTTGAGGAAGATTTCGAGAATGATAAATCTGATGAAACCGTTGATGATGGCTGTGAGAGCACACTACCAAAGCAGGTAACAAGAACATCAATGGAATCTCAACCAGGATCTGTGGAGAACTGCACAAATCAGACAGCGCAAGCTAAACTGAAAGATCTTCAGAGTTTCATGGAGAGTGTTGAAAGTCAAGGAGACAACATGGTTGTGATTACTAAACAACCACCATACAAAGAGCCACATGGACCAAGAAACCAAAAGGACATGTGCAATGGCTTGACTGAATGGCAAGTGTCTCCTAAAATAAGCAACAGGGCCAGTAAACAAAAGAATACAAAGGATGGACAATAA
- the rp1l1a gene encoding oxygen-regulated protein 1 isoform X2, translating to MPRAAPGSFDADTHFQNEQFPHPPTSSFGSSVKAASSAKRITFYKSGDAQFKGVKMAIHKRSFKCFDALLDDLSQKVPLPFGVRTITTPRGTHSIKHLEQLEDGGCYLCSDRRYVKPINIEAAGKRLAVWHHHNHPHNPRRKPSRPEESPSGHQHHYRHPKRIVLVKNNDPAVRRSIILSRRTARSLRVFMDEISELMQCHVKKLYTLEGRKIDNIQSLMQCPSVLVCVGREPFRPLLMESLKKLSDEKLPGMGTRSHSSICSESHESKKNGKYFLLLCLQFRLNIVYIYLF from the exons ATGCCGAGGGCAGCCCCAGGCTCCTTTGACGCCGATACCCATTTTCAAAATGAACAGTTTCCTCATCCTCCAACATCGTCTTTTGGCTCCAGCGTGAAAGCGGCCAGCTCAGCCAAAAGAATTACCTTCTACAAGAGTGGCGACGCTCAGTTCAAAGGGGTCAAGATGGCCATCCATAAACGCAGCTTCAAATGCTTTGATGCCTTATTGGATGACCTTTCCCAAAAGGTTCCTCTACCTTTTGGTGTGCGTACTATCACGACCCCCAGGGGCACCCACAGCATTAAACATTTAGAGCAGTTAGAGGACGGAGGCTGTTACTTGTGCTCTGATCGCCGCTACGTCAAGCCAATCAACATAGAAGCTGCAGGGAAGAGGCTGGCAGTCTGGCACCACCACAACCACCCACATAATCCTCGCCGGAAGCCCTCCCGACCTGAGGAATCCCCCTCGGGACATCAGCACCACTATCGGCACCCCAAAAGAATTGTTCTAGTGAAAAACAATGACCCTGCTGTTAGGCGATCCATCATTCTGAGCAGACGAACTGCTCGAAGTCTTCGCGTCTTCATGGACGAGATTTCAGAACTCATGCAGTGTCATGTCAAGAAACTCTACACTCTGGAGGGACGCAAG ATTGACAACATTCAGAGTCTGATGCAGTGTCCTAGTGTGCTGGTCTGTGTGGGTCGAGAACCCTTCAGACCGCTGCTCATGGAAAGCTTAAAGAAGCTCTCAGATGAAAAGCTTCCAGGAATGGGCACAAGGTCTCACTCTAGTATCTGCAGTGAAAGTCATGAAAGCAAAAAGAATGGTAAATATTTTCTCTTATTGTGTCTACAGTTCAGGTTaaatattgtttacatttatttgttttag